Proteins co-encoded in one Prunus persica cultivar Lovell chromosome G6, Prunus_persica_NCBIv2, whole genome shotgun sequence genomic window:
- the LOC18772956 gene encoding BAG family molecular chaperone regulator 4: MVKKNPNLNPKVPVPVQNDEIDWEMRPGGMLVQRREDGDDASAASASASSRGPMIKIDVVHGPAHQAQYELFVPAHSTFGDVKIHLAQKTGLQPSAQKLFFRGKEKEDEEQLHIAGVKDNSKVLLMEDRKPEEKKVEELRESNAGEVGGNSNADEIGVNSSDMSKAFQAIAEVRAEVDKLSDRVAALEVAVGGGTKVSDKEFATSTELLMRQLLKLDGIKADGEAKMQRKAEVRRVQHFVDALDTLKVRNSNPFNNSSNAASVTTKWETFDSGVGCLSAPTPMPSSTEVNQDWEHFD, from the exons TGCTTGTCCAGAGGCGAGAAGACGGCGATGACGCCTCTGCTGCTTCTGCTTCCGCCTCCTCCCGTGGGCCCATGATCAAGATCGACGTCGTCCACGGCCCAGCCCACCAGGCCCAATACGAGCTCTTTGTTCCTGCTCACTCCACTTTCG GGGATGTGAAGATACATCTTGCACAGAAGACTGGTTTGCAGCCAAGTGCTCAGAAGCTCTTTTTCAGGGGGAAAGAGAAGGAGGATGAGGAGCAGTTGCACATTGCGGGTGTGAAGGATAATTCCAAGGTTCTGCTTATGGAGGACCGGAAACCCGAAGAGAAGAAGGTTGAAGAGTTGAGGGAAAGCAACGCTGGAGAGGTTGGAGGCAATAGCAATGCTGATGAGATTGGAGTCAATAGCAGTGACATGTCAAAAGCTTTTCAAGCGATTGCTGAAGTCAGAGCTGAGGTCGACAAGCTCTCGGATAGG GTTGCTGCTTTGGAAGTGGCTGTTGGTGGGGGCACCAAGGTTTCCGATAAAGAATTTGCCACATCAACAGAGCTGCTCATGAGGCAGTTGCTGAAATTGGACGGCATTAAAGCAGATGGGGAAGCAAAAATGCAACGGAAGGCAGAG GTACGACGCGTCCAGCACTTTGTGGATGCACTGGACACTCTGAAGGTGAGGAACAGCAATCCATTCAACAACAGCAGCAATGCTGCCTCAGTAACAACCAAATGGGAGACCTTTGACTCTGGAGTGGGATGCCTGAGTGCCCCAACCCCAATGCCATCTTCAACAGAAGTAAATCAGGACTGGGAACACTTTGATTAG
- the LOC18772602 gene encoding ammonium transporter 2, with amino-acid sequence MAIAGAYSEITPAVPDWLNKGDNAWQLTAATFVGLQSMPGLVILYASIVKKKWAVNSAFMALYAFAAVLICWVLLGYRMAFGDQLLPFWGKGAPSLGQKFLINRAKVPKSTHFRDDGTVETKMVEPFYPMASLVYFQFTFAAITLILLAGSVLGRMNIKAWMAFVPLWLIFSYTVGAFSLWGGGFLYHWGVIDYSGGYVIHLSSGIAGFTAAYWVGPRLKSDRERFPPNNVLLMLAGAGMLWMGWSGFNGGAPYAANIDASIAVLNTNICAATSLLVWTSLDVVFFGKPSVIGAVQGMMTGLVCITPGAGLVQSWAAIVMGMLSGSIPWVSMMVLHKKSALLQKVDDTLGVFHTHAVAGLLGGLLTGLFAEPALCRLILPVGNSRGAFYGRNGGMQFLKQLVAAMFVAAWNIVSTTIILLAIRVFIPLRMPEEQLIIGDDAVHGEEAYALWGDGEKYDPTRHGWNTSVYGEETAPSPYINGARGVTINL; translated from the exons ATGGCCATAGCAGGTGCCTATAGTGAAATAACCCCAGCAGTGCCCGACTGGCTAAACAAAGGCGACAACGCATGGCAGCTCACAGCAGCCACATTTGTAGGCCTACAGAGCATGCCAGGTCTTGTCATCCTCTATGCCAGCATAGTCAAGAAGAAATGGGCAGTCAACTCAGCTTTCATGGCCCTCTACGCCTTCGCCGCCGTGCTCATCTGTTGGGTTCTTTTAGGCTACCGCATGGCCTTCGGCGACCAGCTCCTCCCGTTTTGGGGTAAAGGGGCACCTTCTCTgggccagaagttcctcatcAACCGTGCCAAAGTGCCCAAAAGCACTCATTTTCGCGACGATGGAACGGTGGAGACCAAAATGGTTGAGCCCTTTTATCCCATGGCCTCGCTTGTCTACTTCCAGTTCACTTTTGCAGCCATCACTCTTATTTTGCTGGCTGGCTCTGTTCTTGGGCGCATGAACATCAAGGCATGGATGGCTTTTGTCCCTCTTTGGCTTATCTTCTCCTACACTGTTGGAGCCTTTAGTCTCTGGGGTGGAGGCTTCCTCTATCATTGGGGTGTCATTGACTACTCCGGTGGCTATGTCATCCATCTCTCCTCCGGCATCGCGGGTTTCACCGCAGCTTATTGG GTTGGTCCAAGGTTGAAGAGTGACAGGGAGAGGTTTCCACCAAACAATGTCTTGCTCATGCTTGCTGGTGCTGGGATGCTGTGGATGGGCTGGTCAGGCTTCAACGGAGGGGCCCCTTATGCTGCAAATATTGATGCATCAATAGCTGTTTTGAACACAAACATATGTGCAGCTACAAGCCTTCTTGTGTGGACGTCTCTGGATGTCGTCTTCTTCGGCAAGCCATCAGTGATCGGAGCGGTTCAGGGCATGATGACGGGGCTTGTTTGCATCACACCTGGCGCAGGGCTGGTCCAGTCGTGGGCGGCTATAGTGATGGGCATGCTCTCTGGTAGCATTCCTTGGGTTTCCATGATGGTCCTTCACAAAAAGTCTGCCCTATTGCAAAAG GTGGATGACACCCTAGGAGTATTTCACACACACGCAGTGGCAGGGCTCTTGGGGGGACTGCTGACTGGGCTTTTTGCAGAGCCAGCTCTGTGCAGGCTTATACTGCCGGTAGGCAACAGCAGAGGAGCATTCTATGGACGCAATGGAGGAATGCAGTTTCTGAAACAATTGGTTGCAGCCATGTTTGTGGCTGCATGGAACATAGTCTCCACCACAATTATACTTTTGGCGATTAGGGTTTTCATACCTCTGAGAATGCCTGAGGAGCAACTTATTATTGGAGACGATGCTGTTCATGGGGAAGAGGCTTATGCTCTTTGGGGTGATGGAGAAAAATATGACCCAACAAGACATGGCTGGAATACATCAGTGTATGGGGAAGAAACGGCGCCGTCTCCATATATCAATGGTGCAAGAGGTGTAACCATTAATTTGTAG
- the LOC18772118 gene encoding nudix hydrolase 15, mitochondrial, with amino-acid sequence MYTVGKKKSKMACTEDWGRSQMLRRLAKQLQFYKPPSVLDELEDDNDDGIGLSSGISCNSLAVRNVKCSCANNLRERRAAVLICLFEGPEGELRVILTRRSMKLASHPGDVALPGGKMEEEDADESATALREAMEEIGLNSGLVQVVAKLECFMSQHLVTVVPVIGLVAEIEDFKPVLNPDEVDAIFDVPLEMFLKEDNHRFEEREWMGWKYILHLFDFESEQGQFLIWGLTASILIRAASVIYQQPPFFQGHLPDFQKLQKALHNVHNVNSNVP; translated from the exons ATGTATACagttggcaaaaaaaaatccaaaatggcTTGTACAGAGGATTGGGGAAGAAGCCAAATGCTCCGAAGGCTTGCCAAGCAGCTTCAGTTTTACAAACCACCCTCAGTGCTGGACGAATTGGAGGACGATAACGACGACGGTATAGGCTTAAGCTCTGGCATCAGCTGCAACTCTTTAGCAGTCAGAAATGTAAAGTGTTCTTGTGCCAACAATTTGAGGGAGAGAAGAGCAGCTGTCCTGATATGCCTCTTTGAGGGTCCTGAGGGTGAGCTGAGAGTTATTCTTACTAGGAGATCCATGAAGTTGGCATCACACCCAg GAGATGTGGCGTTGCCGGGTGGCAAAATGGAGGAGGAAGATGCAGATGAATCTGCAACAGCACTGAGGGAAGCCATGGAAGAGATTGGCCTAAATTCAGGCCTAGTTCAAGTTGTTGCAAAACTAGAGTGCTTTATGTCCCAG CATTTAGTCACGGTTGTCCCGGTGATAGGACTTGTAGCTGAAATAGAAGATTTCAAGCCTGTACTTAATCCCGACGAAGTTGATGCTATTTTTGATGTTCCATTGGAGATGTTTCTTAAG GAAGACAATCACAgatttgaggagagagaatggaTGGGTTGGAAGTACATCCTCCATCTTTTCGATTTCGAATCAGAGCAAGGACAGTTTCTAATTTGGGGATTAACTGCAAGCATTTTAATTCGAGCGGCCTCTGTTATCTACCAGCAACCTCCATTCTTCCAAGGACATCTCCCTGACTTCCAAAAACTGCAAAAAGCCTTGCACAATGTGCATAATGTTAATTCAAATGTTCCATGA